ATGGCCTGGTCGTGGACGGGGTGTCCGAGCTGGACCGGTCGCTTCTGACCGGAGAGAGCCTGCCGGTTCACGCGGCGCCCGACACCCCGGTGTCGGCGGGCGAGATGAACCTGACCGGGGTGCTGACCCTGCGGGTGACGGCGGCGGGGCAGGACAGCTCCCTGCACCGGATGGCGGAACTCGTGGCCGTGGCCGAGAACGCCCGGTCGAAATACACCTCCCTCGCGGACAAGGCGGCGGGGCTCTATGCGCCCGGCGTGCATATCCTGGCGGCGCTGACCGGGCTGGGCTGGATGCTCTATTCCATGGATCTGCGCCTGTCGCTCAACATCGCCAGTGCGGTTCTGATCATCACCTGCCCCTGCGCGTTGGGCCTCGCGGTGCCCGCGGTGGTCACGGCGGCCTCCGGGCGTCTGTTCCGGCGCGGGCTGCTGATCAAGAGCGGCACGGCGCTGGAGCGTCTGGCCGAGGTCGACGAGGTCGTGTTCGACAAGACCGGCACCCTGACCCTGGGCCAGCCGATTCTGGAGAATGCCGACCGGATCGCGGCCCGGGACCTCGCGGTTGCCCGGGCGCTCGCGCAGGGGTCCGCGCACCCGCTGGCGCGGGCGATTGCCGCCACCGACGCAGGTGGGGCCAGCGCAGAGGTCACCGAGTTGCGCGAAGTGCCCGGCTACGGGGTCGAGGGTCGTTGGCAGGATCAGCCGGTGCGCCTCGGGCGGGCCGACTGGGTCGGGGCTGCGCAGGGGGACGTGACCGCGACCTGGCTCCGGATCGGGCAGGCGGCGCCGGTGGCCTTCGAGTTCAAGGATGCCCTGCGCCCCGGCGCGGCGGAGGCCGTGGCGGCCCTGCAGGCGCGCGGGCTGAAGGTCAGCCTGCTGTCCGGGGATGCGCCCGGGGCCGTGGCGCGGGTCGCCCGGGAGCTCGGCATCACCGACTACCGCGCCGAGTGCCGCCCCGAGGAAAAGGCCGCCCATGTCACCGCCCGCGGCGAGGCCGGGTACAAGGTGCTGATGGTGGGCGACGGGCTGAACGACACCGCCGCCCTGGCCGCGGCCCATGCGTCGGTCTCGCCGGCCAGCGCGCTGGACGCGGCCCGGGTCGCGTCGGACATCGTGCTGCTGGGCCAGGACCTGTCGCCGCTGGCCGACATGCTGCAGACCGCGCGCAAGTCCACCAAGCTGATCCGCGAGAATTTCACCATCTCGACCGTCTACAACGTGGTGGCCGTGCCGCTGGCCATCGCGGGGCTCGCCACGCCCCTGATCGCGGCGCTGGCCATGTCGGTCTCATCCATCACTGTCAGTCTGAACGCATTGCGTGTACGCTGAGCCCATGGAAGTTCTCAGCTATCTCATTCCGATCTCGCTCACACTGGGGGGTATCGGGCTTGCAGGCTTCTACTGGATGGTGAAGTCGCGGCAGTTCGACGACCCGGACGGGGATGCCAACCGCATCCTGTCGGACGAATT
The Dinoroseobacter shibae DFL 12 = DSM 16493 genome window above contains:
- a CDS encoding heavy metal translocating P-type ATPase, with product MSDLSAHSLGPSANSACPACAAAPLAEQLSKRPVRGGIVLSLPGIHCASCISGVERLLDATPGVVGARVNLTRKRVLIDAEEGITPEALAQLLTDKGFEAYELDPGQLGNAEADRPARDLLMRLAVSGFAMMNIMLLSVAVWSGAEAATRDMFHWISAAIAIPTIGFCAQPFFSNSWRALKAGRLNMDVPISLAILLAVGMSLYETANSGAHAYFDAAVSLTFFLLAGRYLDFRTRASARSAAQELAALEVPRAIKLVGGTEVKTVVADLAVGDLIRVTPGSRVPADGLVVDGVSELDRSLLTGESLPVHAAPDTPVSAGEMNLTGVLTLRVTAAGQDSSLHRMAELVAVAENARSKYTSLADKAAGLYAPGVHILAALTGLGWMLYSMDLRLSLNIASAVLIITCPCALGLAVPAVVTAASGRLFRRGLLIKSGTALERLAEVDEVVFDKTGTLTLGQPILENADRIAARDLAVARALAQGSAHPLARAIAATDAGGASAEVTELREVPGYGVEGRWQDQPVRLGRADWVGAAQGDVTATWLRIGQAAPVAFEFKDALRPGAAEAVAALQARGLKVSLLSGDAPGAVARVARELGITDYRAECRPEEKAAHVTARGEAGYKVLMVGDGLNDTAALAAAHASVSPASALDAARVASDIVLLGQDLSPLADMLQTARKSTKLIRENFTISTVYNVVAVPLAIAGLATPLIAALAMSVSSITVSLNALRVR
- the ccoS gene encoding cbb3-type cytochrome oxidase assembly protein CcoS, with protein sequence MEVLSYLIPISLTLGGIGLAGFYWMVKSRQFDDPDGDANRILSDEFDDRPKH